Proteins found in one Geomonas subterranea genomic segment:
- a CDS encoding serine hydrolase domain-containing protein: MNTYFRVRVRPLLSCICGCLLAVLLASACGAADQPRIDSLMNEAMARNLIAGGVVLIGNRDKILFEKAYGRLSPFPDAPPMTADAIFDIASLTKVTATTPSILKLAEEGRISLLDPVTKWFPELAGKGKDAVLVMNLLTHTSGLDDIPLSSANPMQSAIEGAAAQKLKGEVGSRFRYADLNFILLAELVRRATGAPLDLYAQVSFYRPLGMTDTAFHPKETGRCSGTISDDRVLFGEPQDYLCRQLGGVAGHAGLFATARDLSRFCRMMLSGGILDGRRVLAQRTVEQMTAPYFSRGGAVVRGLGWDISSPFSAPRGQGFSRVSFGHTGYSGSSVWIDPATDTFVVLLTSRLDYKKVHDINKLRGDISTLAAQIFGIPVEFGDMARFNDE; this comes from the coding sequence TTGAACACGTATTTTAGGGTGCGCGTGCGCCCCCTGCTGAGCTGTATCTGCGGCTGTCTGCTGGCCGTCCTCCTCGCGTCCGCCTGCGGCGCCGCCGACCAGCCCCGCATCGACTCCCTGATGAACGAGGCCATGGCCCGCAACCTCATCGCCGGCGGCGTGGTCCTCATCGGCAACCGCGACAAGATCCTCTTCGAGAAGGCGTACGGACGCCTCTCCCCCTTTCCCGATGCACCTCCCATGACGGCGGATGCCATCTTCGACATCGCCTCGCTGACCAAGGTCACCGCCACCACCCCCTCCATCCTGAAACTTGCGGAAGAGGGGAGGATCTCGCTGCTCGATCCCGTCACCAAGTGGTTTCCCGAACTGGCGGGGAAGGGTAAGGACGCGGTCCTGGTGATGAACCTGCTGACCCACACCTCGGGGCTGGACGACATCCCGCTTTCCAGCGCCAACCCCATGCAAAGCGCCATCGAGGGGGCCGCGGCCCAGAAGCTCAAGGGGGAGGTGGGAAGCCGTTTCCGCTACGCCGACCTGAACTTCATCCTGCTCGCGGAGCTGGTCCGTCGCGCCACCGGCGCCCCCCTTGACCTCTACGCACAGGTCTCCTTCTATCGCCCGCTGGGGATGACCGACACCGCCTTCCATCCCAAGGAAACCGGGCGCTGTTCCGGAACGATCAGCGACGACCGCGTCCTTTTCGGGGAGCCCCAGGACTACCTCTGCCGGCAGCTCGGCGGGGTGGCCGGGCACGCCGGTCTCTTCGCCACCGCCCGGGACCTGTCCCGCTTTTGCCGCATGATGCTCTCGGGCGGCATCCTGGACGGCCGAAGGGTCCTCGCCCAGCGCACGGTGGAGCAGATGACGGCTCCCTACTTCTCGCGCGGCGGAGCGGTGGTCAGGGGACTGGGGTGGGACATCTCCTCCCCATTTTCCGCCCCCCGCGGCCAGGGATTCTCCCGGGTCTCCTTCGGCCACACCGGGTACTCCGGTTCGTCGGTCTGGATCGACCCGGCCACCGATACCTTCGTCGTCCTGCTCACCTCGCGGCTTGATTACAAGAAGGTGCACGACATCAACAAGTTGAGAGGTGACATCTCGACGCTTGCCGCGCAGATCTTCGGCATTCCGGTGGAGTTCGGTGACATGGCCCGTTTCAATGACGAGTGA
- a CDS encoding response regulator: MGNRLLLADDSITIQKVVAIIFANEEFELTVVDNGTAALEKARETKPDVMLVDALMPGKTGYEVCAEIRRDPVLGAVPIILLIGAFEPLDEEKARECGADATVSKPFESQQLIDRVKEMLELGKTRKTAPPVAQPAAPASAAAEELWGDLSALDAMAPAPAAPAAIPTPAAAPTPAAAPAPAAAEDIWESVGMESEPAWEAPAAVEEPAWEMPAAPAQPAAAAAPVEPVEASMEDDLWGAFDLEEETPAAAVEAPSELFGVVEPGSESEFEAEEIFSFDESEDIEETGPALELEEPAVDSSLTVSEEEFFAFSEEPEAQVAVPAQAEAEAEAETFGVPEYEAFEFETEEPAPQAAAPAAPAAPAAPAAPAAPAAPVAPVAAPVAAPPVQAAQPVAAQPAAVPELTEDQLVAALSKVSREVIERIVWEVVPDLAEVIIKEEIRKLKSGVRG, translated from the coding sequence ATGGGCAATAGACTGCTCCTCGCCGATGACAGTATCACCATTCAGAAGGTCGTGGCGATCATCTTCGCCAATGAGGAGTTTGAGCTGACCGTTGTCGACAACGGTACTGCTGCCCTTGAGAAGGCGCGGGAGACCAAGCCGGACGTGATGCTGGTCGACGCGCTGATGCCTGGAAAGACCGGCTACGAGGTCTGCGCCGAGATCCGCCGCGACCCCGTGCTCGGTGCGGTTCCCATCATCCTCCTGATCGGCGCCTTCGAGCCGCTGGACGAGGAGAAGGCGCGCGAATGCGGCGCCGATGCCACGGTTTCCAAGCCCTTCGAATCGCAGCAGCTGATCGACCGGGTCAAGGAGATGCTGGAATTGGGCAAGACCCGCAAAACAGCTCCTCCCGTGGCCCAGCCGGCAGCCCCGGCGTCCGCCGCCGCTGAGGAACTGTGGGGGGATCTTTCCGCCCTCGACGCGATGGCTCCGGCCCCGGCAGCCCCGGCGGCAATACCGACCCCGGCGGCAGCACCGACTCCGGCGGCAGCACCGGCCCCGGCGGCAGCCGAGGACATCTGGGAAAGCGTGGGTATGGAGAGCGAACCGGCCTGGGAGGCTCCCGCTGCAGTGGAAGAACCTGCCTGGGAAATGCCGGCCGCCCCGGCGCAGCCCGCAGCTGCTGCCGCTCCGGTGGAGCCGGTCGAGGCTTCCATGGAGGACGATCTGTGGGGAGCCTTCGACCTGGAGGAGGAAACGCCGGCGGCAGCCGTCGAAGCGCCGTCCGAACTCTTCGGCGTGGTGGAACCGGGCAGCGAGTCCGAGTTCGAGGCGGAAGAGATTTTCAGCTTCGACGAGTCCGAAGATATCGAAGAGACCGGTCCCGCGCTGGAGCTGGAAGAGCCGGCCGTTGATTCCTCACTGACCGTCTCCGAGGAAGAATTCTTCGCCTTCAGCGAGGAGCCGGAAGCACAGGTGGCGGTACCCGCGCAGGCAGAGGCTGAGGCCGAAGCCGAGACATTCGGGGTGCCGGAGTATGAAGCGTTCGAGTTCGAGACGGAGGAGCCCGCGCCGCAGGCCGCAGCACCTGCCGCACCTGCCGCACCTGCCGCACCCGCAGCACCCGCAGCACCTGCCGCACCTGTGGCGCCGGTCGCCGCGCCCGTAGCGGCGCCCCCGGTTCAGGCAGCGCAACCCGTCGCGGCGCAGCCCGCTGCCGTCCCGGAACTGACCGAAGACCAACTGGTGGCGGCCCTGTCCAAGGTATCCCGCGAGGTGATCGAGAGGATCGTCTGGGAAGTGGTGCCGGACCTGGCCGAGGTGATCATCAAGGAAGAGATCAGGAAGTTGAAGAGCGGCGTACGCGGCTAA
- a CDS encoding valine--tRNA ligase, with protein MANKELEKVYEPKSVEQKWYQEWEGKGYFHATVPSDKPGYSIVIPPPNITGVLHMGHALNNTLQDILCRWKRMSGYNVLWMPGTDHAGIATQNVVERQLAAEGKDRFELGREAFIERVWQWKGESGGQIIGQLKRLGASCDWERERFTMDAGLSKAVREVFVRLYEEKLIYRDNRLINWCPRCHTALSDIEVEHEDKAGNLWHLRYPVVGSDEYVVVATTRPETMLGDTAVAVHPEDERYSHLIGKNVMLPLVNREIPVIADDYVDREFGTGVVKITPAHDFNDFEMGLRHNLDRINVFDESGVVNAAGKQYEGMDRFAARKQVVADLEAAGLLEKIQDHALSVGGCYRCKTVVEPYMSLQWYVKVGPLAERALGAVKDGRTKIVPQQWENTYYDWMENIRDWCISRQIWWGHRIPAWYCDHCGHITVAKEDPAKCSQCGSDEIRQETDVLDTWFSSALWPFSTMGWPEKTPELSAFYPTSCLVTGFDILFFWVARMMMMGLHFMDEVPFTDVYIHALVRDAQGQKMSKSKGNVIDPLTVIDAYGTDAFRFTLAAFAAQGRDIKLAEERIAGYRNFANKIWNASRFAMMNLEGFAPDQVDASSLKLSNADRWILYRLNEAATAVDSALTGFRFNEAASELYRFTWSEFCDWYIELAKDDLYKGDAERQAAAKYVLWLVLENLLRLLHPFMPFITEEIWQALPKKSGAADSIMIADFPTPCEEWAGYASAAAEMELVMEVIKGIRNIRGEMEVAPSKQIAAILDCKSEASLKLLKKNEVYVMSLARLSDLAIGQGIERPAEASLQVAGDVEIIVPLKGLVNVEEEEKRLNKEIAKIEKDIEFLSKKLENPSFVERAPADVVEKEREKIAEFGSKKQLLQESLEKILRLK; from the coding sequence ATGGCAAACAAAGAGCTGGAAAAGGTTTACGAGCCGAAAAGCGTTGAACAGAAGTGGTACCAGGAGTGGGAAGGGAAGGGGTACTTCCATGCCACCGTTCCCTCCGACAAGCCGGGCTACTCCATCGTCATCCCCCCCCCGAACATCACCGGCGTGCTGCACATGGGCCACGCCCTGAACAATACCCTGCAGGACATCCTGTGCCGCTGGAAGCGGATGAGCGGCTACAACGTGCTCTGGATGCCGGGCACCGACCACGCCGGGATCGCGACCCAGAACGTGGTCGAGCGCCAGTTGGCCGCCGAGGGGAAGGACCGCTTCGAGCTCGGGCGCGAGGCCTTCATCGAGCGGGTGTGGCAGTGGAAGGGTGAGTCCGGCGGGCAGATCATCGGCCAGCTCAAAAGGCTCGGCGCATCCTGCGACTGGGAGCGTGAGCGTTTCACCATGGACGCCGGCCTCTCCAAGGCGGTGCGCGAGGTGTTCGTGCGCCTGTACGAAGAGAAGCTGATCTACCGCGACAACCGCCTGATCAACTGGTGCCCGCGCTGCCATACCGCGCTCTCCGATATCGAGGTCGAGCACGAGGACAAGGCCGGCAACCTCTGGCACCTGCGCTACCCGGTGGTGGGGAGCGACGAGTACGTGGTGGTCGCAACCACCCGTCCCGAAACCATGCTGGGCGACACCGCGGTGGCCGTCCACCCCGAGGACGAGCGCTACAGCCACCTGATCGGCAAGAACGTCATGCTGCCGCTGGTGAACCGCGAGATACCGGTCATCGCCGACGACTACGTCGACCGCGAGTTCGGCACCGGCGTGGTGAAGATCACCCCGGCGCACGACTTCAACGACTTCGAGATGGGCCTCAGGCACAACCTGGACCGCATCAACGTGTTCGACGAATCCGGCGTGGTGAACGCCGCCGGCAAGCAGTACGAGGGGATGGACCGCTTTGCCGCCAGGAAGCAGGTGGTGGCCGACCTCGAGGCGGCCGGGCTTCTGGAGAAGATCCAGGATCATGCCCTCTCCGTCGGCGGCTGCTACCGCTGCAAGACCGTGGTCGAGCCGTACATGTCCCTGCAGTGGTACGTGAAGGTGGGCCCCTTGGCCGAGCGCGCTCTCGGCGCCGTAAAGGACGGGCGCACCAAGATCGTGCCGCAGCAGTGGGAGAACACCTACTACGACTGGATGGAGAACATCCGGGACTGGTGCATCTCGCGTCAGATCTGGTGGGGACACCGGATTCCGGCATGGTACTGCGACCACTGCGGCCACATCACCGTTGCCAAGGAAGACCCGGCGAAGTGCAGCCAGTGCGGCTCCGACGAGATCCGGCAGGAAACCGACGTGCTCGACACCTGGTTCTCCTCGGCCCTGTGGCCCTTCTCCACCATGGGGTGGCCGGAAAAGACCCCGGAGCTTTCCGCCTTCTACCCGACCTCCTGCCTGGTCACCGGCTTCGACATCCTCTTCTTCTGGGTGGCCCGCATGATGATGATGGGGCTGCACTTCATGGACGAGGTCCCCTTCACCGACGTCTACATCCACGCCCTGGTGCGTGACGCCCAGGGGCAGAAGATGTCCAAGTCCAAGGGGAACGTCATAGATCCGCTCACCGTGATCGATGCCTACGGCACCGATGCCTTCCGCTTCACCCTGGCCGCCTTCGCCGCGCAGGGGCGTGACATCAAGCTGGCCGAGGAGAGGATCGCCGGCTACCGCAACTTCGCCAACAAGATCTGGAACGCCTCCCGCTTCGCCATGATGAACCTGGAAGGGTTCGCCCCGGACCAGGTCGACGCGTCGTCGCTCAAGCTCTCCAACGCCGACCGCTGGATCCTGTACCGTCTGAACGAGGCGGCCACCGCCGTCGACTCGGCGCTGACCGGGTTCCGCTTCAACGAGGCCGCCAGCGAGCTGTACCGCTTCACCTGGAGCGAGTTCTGCGACTGGTACATCGAGCTCGCCAAGGACGACCTTTACAAGGGTGACGCCGAGCGCCAGGCGGCGGCCAAGTACGTACTCTGGCTGGTGCTGGAGAACCTCCTGCGCCTTTTGCATCCGTTCATGCCCTTCATCACCGAGGAGATCTGGCAGGCCCTGCCCAAGAAAAGCGGCGCCGCCGATTCCATCATGATCGCCGACTTCCCGACCCCGTGCGAGGAGTGGGCGGGCTACGCCTCCGCCGCCGCCGAGATGGAGCTGGTCATGGAAGTTATAAAGGGGATCAGGAACATCAGGGGCGAGATGGAAGTGGCCCCGAGCAAGCAGATCGCCGCCATCCTCGACTGCAAGTCCGAGGCGAGCCTCAAGCTGCTCAAGAAGAACGAGGTGTACGTGATGAGCCTCGCCCGTCTCTCCGACCTCGCCATCGGGCAGGGGATCGAGCGTCCCGCCGAGGCCTCGCTGCAGGTGGCCGGCGACGTCGAGATCATCGTGCCGCTCAAGGGGCTCGTGAACGTCGAGGAAGAAGAGAAGCGTCTCAACAAGGAGATCGCCAAGATCGAGAAGGACATCGAGTTCCTCTCCAAGAAGCTGGAGAACCCGAGCTTCGTGGAGCGCGCCCCCGCCGACGTGGTTGAAAAGGAGCGCGAGAAGATCGCCGAATTCGGCAGCAAGAAGCAGCTCCTCCAGGAGAGCCTGGAGAAAATTTTGAGATTGAAGTAA
- a CDS encoding prepilin peptidase, translating into MTPYITYAVFAFLLGAVVGSFLNVCICRMPSEESVVSPPSHCPKCDYRIRWYDNIPIVSYLLLGGKCRSCGAPISLQYPLVELLNGLLSLALFFKFFPRPLFEEGAPVQFLFTGLFYFSVLFVFCSALVVVTFIDLEHQIIPDRITLPGIVLGFIVSFFIPQLGWLNSLIGIVAGGGSLLLIAWIYQVVAKKDGMGGGDVKLLAMMGAFLGWKPILFIIFVSSLLGSVIGITLMLIRKKDSTLAIPFGPFLAGAAVLYVFYGRRIINWYMTMGS; encoded by the coding sequence TTGACGCCCTACATCACCTACGCCGTATTCGCTTTCCTGCTGGGAGCCGTGGTCGGCTCCTTTCTGAACGTCTGCATCTGCCGGATGCCCAGCGAGGAATCGGTGGTGTCGCCTCCGTCGCATTGCCCCAAGTGCGACTACCGGATCCGCTGGTACGACAACATCCCGATAGTCAGCTACCTTCTGCTTGGCGGAAAGTGCCGCTCCTGCGGCGCGCCGATCTCGCTCCAGTACCCGCTGGTCGAACTCCTGAACGGCCTCCTTTCCCTGGCCCTTTTCTTTAAATTCTTCCCCCGGCCGTTGTTCGAGGAGGGGGCTCCGGTCCAGTTCCTATTCACCGGCCTGTTCTACTTCAGCGTCCTCTTCGTGTTCTGCAGCGCCCTGGTCGTGGTGACCTTTATCGACCTTGAGCACCAGATCATCCCGGACCGGATCACGCTGCCGGGGATCGTCCTCGGTTTCATCGTCTCGTTCTTCATCCCGCAACTGGGGTGGCTCAACTCCCTGATCGGCATCGTGGCTGGTGGCGGCAGCCTCCTCCTCATCGCCTGGATCTACCAGGTGGTCGCCAAGAAGGACGGCATGGGAGGGGGGGACGTGAAGCTCCTGGCGATGATGGGTGCGTTTCTTGGATGGAAGCCGATCCTGTTCATCATCTTCGTTTCCTCTTTGCTGGGATCGGTCATCGGCATCACCTTGATGCTGATCCGCAAGAAAGACTCCACGCTCGCCATCCCGTTCGGCCCGTTCCTGGCCGGGGCCGCCGTCCTGTACGTCTTCTACGGCAGGCGCATCATCAACTGGTACATGACCATGGGAAGCTGA
- a CDS encoding sensor histidine kinase — protein MKPFRFSLTFYILSALSMLLVLTWALLSLISFKISENDLLAQKGEDAKLLLSAIVSALPRPLAPPDADSQVVSYLEQLRRDRSFVGLVVVDQGGRRLYAVNDGSETDNGLLSVLESGRSLFQLSPDKTTGRGYAAIVQHGKVVGAARLTLSLHPVQERLLTSRHLFLAYFALDFLLLLVFGSYLLSRTVVSPIKRLLSATRRITAGDLGVSVNVAGSTEVAELSDGFNSMMVALREKRVEVEEKVASLKWTNKELVEARNEAVRSEKMASVGLLAAGMAHEIGTPLAAIMGYSTILAEELAADPEKSDYLRRIEEESRRIDRIVRGLLDYARPKRVRWEEVEIRGLLDKVVELLAGQGVLKHLEVSVEVEADLATVHADPHQLEQLLINLIVNARDAMPRGGSLWLKGRRSGAEVVIEVEDNGEGMAPELLGKVFDPFFTTKEPGKGTGLGLAIAARIAESCGGRLDVQSELGKGSRFTLTLPASGARLGARG, from the coding sequence ATGAAACCATTCCGTTTCAGCCTCACCTTCTACATCCTCTCCGCCTTGAGCATGCTGCTCGTGCTCACCTGGGCCCTCCTCTCCCTGATATCATTCAAAATCTCCGAAAACGACCTCCTGGCCCAGAAGGGGGAGGACGCGAAGCTGCTCCTTAGCGCCATCGTGTCGGCCTTGCCGCGTCCCTTGGCACCGCCGGATGCCGACAGCCAGGTCGTGAGTTACCTTGAGCAGCTGAGGCGGGACCGAAGCTTTGTGGGGCTGGTCGTGGTTGACCAGGGGGGGCGGCGGCTTTACGCCGTCAACGACGGCAGTGAGACCGACAACGGCCTGCTCAGCGTGCTGGAGAGCGGGCGCTCCCTGTTCCAGCTCTCCCCTGACAAGACCACGGGCCGCGGCTACGCCGCCATCGTGCAGCATGGCAAGGTGGTCGGCGCCGCCCGCCTCACGTTGTCGCTGCACCCGGTGCAGGAGCGCCTGCTGACCTCCAGGCATCTCTTTCTCGCCTACTTCGCCCTGGACTTCCTGCTGCTTTTGGTTTTTGGTTCCTACCTTTTGTCCCGCACCGTGGTTTCCCCGATCAAGCGGCTCCTCTCGGCCACCCGTCGCATCACCGCCGGTGATCTGGGAGTTTCCGTCAACGTGGCGGGAAGCACCGAGGTTGCCGAACTCTCCGACGGGTTCAACAGCATGATGGTGGCGCTCAGGGAGAAGAGGGTGGAAGTCGAGGAGAAGGTCGCCTCGCTGAAGTGGACCAACAAGGAGCTGGTCGAGGCGAGAAACGAGGCGGTCCGTTCCGAAAAGATGGCTTCCGTCGGGCTTCTGGCTGCCGGCATGGCGCATGAGATTGGCACCCCGCTCGCCGCCATCATGGGGTACAGCACCATCCTGGCGGAGGAGCTGGCGGCCGATCCGGAAAAGTCCGATTACCTGCGTCGTATCGAGGAGGAATCGAGGCGCATCGACCGCATCGTGCGGGGGCTTTTGGACTACGCCCGTCCCAAGCGTGTGCGGTGGGAGGAAGTGGAGATCCGGGGATTGCTGGACAAGGTGGTGGAGCTGTTGGCTGGCCAGGGTGTGCTGAAGCACCTGGAAGTTTCCGTCGAAGTCGAAGCGGATCTGGCCACGGTGCACGCCGATCCGCACCAGCTCGAGCAGTTGCTGATCAACCTGATCGTGAACGCACGGGACGCCATGCCGCGGGGGGGAAGCCTGTGGCTAAAGGGGAGGCGGTCCGGAGCCGAAGTAGTCATCGAGGTTGAGGACAATGGCGAGGGAATGGCGCCTGAGCTGCTCGGGAAGGTTTTCGATCCTTTTTTCACCACCAAGGAGCCGGGGAAGGGGACCGGTTTGGGCCTGGCCATAGCCGCGCGCATCGCCGAATCCTGCGGCGGCAGGCTCGATGTGCAGAGCGAACTCGGCAAGGGAAGCCGTTTCACCCTGACCCTGCCGGCCAGTGGGGCTAGGCTAGGGGCTAGGGGCTAG
- a CDS encoding sigma-54-dependent transcriptional regulator, producing the protein MTEKKRILVVDDEANLRHMLQVLLKKQGYLVEQSPDGADALAKAREGSYAFILCDIRMPVMDGKKFLEACTRSGIGATVIMMSAYGTVDDAIDCMKLGAYDYISKPFNSDEISLVLKKAEERERLKDENRRLREAVRGRTFPDIISRNGRMAEIMELVTKLSEHKTTVLIQGESGTGKELVARALHNSGVRRQGPFVAVNCGAIPASLLESELFGHVKGAFTDAAQDKIGLFEEANGGTLFLDEIGELPLPLQVKLLRVLQEEEIRRLGAAAAQKVDVRVVSATSRDLVREVAAGRFREDLYFRINVFALSLPPLRERVEDVPFLVDHFLEKYGERMGMAGVRPTPEALQVLVRYAWPGNVRELENCIERGLVLCEGETLGLSCLPEAVRKGAGLETRRGELADSLSIKKGAEALERELIVRALEQTAGNRTHAARLLEISHRALLYKLKEYDLG; encoded by the coding sequence TTGACCGAAAAAAAGAGAATACTGGTGGTGGACGACGAGGCGAACCTGCGCCACATGCTCCAGGTCCTTTTGAAAAAGCAAGGGTACCTGGTGGAGCAGTCACCCGACGGCGCCGACGCCCTGGCGAAGGCGCGCGAGGGTAGCTACGCCTTCATCCTGTGCGACATCCGGATGCCGGTCATGGACGGCAAGAAGTTCCTCGAGGCCTGCACCCGGTCCGGCATAGGCGCCACCGTCATCATGATGTCCGCCTACGGCACCGTCGACGACGCCATCGACTGCATGAAACTGGGTGCCTACGACTACATCTCCAAACCCTTCAACAGCGACGAAATCTCCCTGGTGCTGAAAAAGGCTGAGGAGCGGGAGCGGTTGAAGGACGAGAACCGCCGGCTGCGCGAGGCGGTACGGGGGCGCACCTTCCCCGACATCATCAGCAGAAACGGCCGGATGGCCGAGATCATGGAGTTGGTCACGAAGCTCTCCGAGCACAAGACCACGGTACTGATCCAGGGTGAATCCGGAACCGGAAAGGAACTGGTGGCGCGGGCGCTGCACAACAGCGGCGTTCGTCGCCAGGGTCCCTTCGTGGCCGTCAACTGCGGTGCCATACCCGCTTCCCTGCTGGAGAGCGAACTCTTCGGGCACGTCAAGGGGGCCTTCACCGATGCCGCCCAGGACAAGATAGGCCTCTTCGAGGAGGCCAACGGCGGCACCCTGTTCCTGGACGAGATAGGTGAGCTTCCGCTTCCGTTGCAGGTTAAACTGCTGCGTGTGCTGCAGGAGGAGGAGATCCGCCGCCTCGGCGCGGCCGCCGCGCAAAAGGTCGACGTCAGGGTGGTCTCCGCCACCAGCAGGGATCTGGTCCGGGAAGTCGCTGCCGGAAGGTTCCGCGAGGATCTCTACTTCCGCATCAATGTCTTCGCCCTTTCCCTCCCCCCCCTGCGGGAGCGGGTGGAGGACGTCCCCTTTCTGGTGGACCATTTCCTGGAGAAATACGGCGAGCGCATGGGGATGGCCGGGGTGCGCCCCACCCCCGAGGCGCTGCAGGTGCTGGTGCGCTACGCCTGGCCGGGCAACGTGAGGGAGCTGGAAAATTGCATCGAACGCGGGCTCGTGCTGTGTGAGGGTGAGACGCTCGGGCTTTCCTGCCTGCCGGAGGCGGTGCGCAAGGGAGCGGGACTGGAGACGCGCCGGGGCGAGCTGGCGGATTCACTCTCGATCAAGAAGGGGGCGGAGGCGCTGGAGAGAGAACTGATCGTGCGTGCGCTGGAACAGACAGCGGGGAACCGGACCCACGCGGCGCGTCTTCTGGAAATCAGCCACCGGGCCCTGCTCTATAAGCTCAAGGAGTACGATCTGGGGTGA